TTACTTTAAAGCTGCGATTCATGGACACCGTTCAATATGAAGCCCGGGTCATTGAATCTGACTTTGATATGATCACCCACTATTGGACGAACTCGTTGAGCCCAGGGAACGAGCAAGTCTACTATTTCAGTCAAAATACGGCTGATCAGAAGGGGAGCAGCAATTATATTGGGGTAAAAGACCCTGTCTTGGAAGCGTTGGCTAAAAAGGTAGTCGGTGCTAAAACAGAAGAAGAACAACGCGCCGCCGTTCATGCGCTCGATCGCGTTATGATGGGTCGTCATTACTTGATTCCGAACTTCTATGATAACATCATCTATTTTGCTTATTGGGCGGATCGCGTAGAATTCCCTGAATTTAATCCGGTTGTCGGGACGAACTCCTTGGAGTGGTGGTGGTCAAAGCCATCAACTTCAAAAGGAGCGGATACAGAAGTTGCCCAAGAAGTGCTTGAGTCAAAGCCGTCTCTCTTTGCGCGGTTGGTTGCCTGGACGAAAAGTAAGATAGTAGGATAATATTAACTTGCAGTCGTTATACTGGGGTCAAGCTTTGATGAAAAGGTGACCCCATGACTGGAATAGATGGACCCCCTCATAAACGGGGAAAGCGAGGAGCAGGAGACGTGTCTGTGTCAGAAAATACCACTACCTTTTCGGCCAAACACCCCTATCATATGGTTGACCCGAGCCCCTGGCCGTTTGTCGGGGGGCTATCCTCTTTGGTTCTGGCTATTGGTGGTGTTTTGGCAATGCATGGTCTGGACAAGAAGGTCTTTTCTGTTGGGCTTGTGATGCTTCTTTTGACGGTGTTTGGATGGTGGCGTGATGTCGTCCTCGAAGGCAACACGCCAGGGCTTCACACCCAAGCCGTTCAAAGGGGTTTGCGGATTGGCATGCTTCTATTTATCTGTTCGGAAGTTATGTTCTTTGTTGCCTTTTTCTGGGCATACTTTAATGCAGCTCTTGCCCCTATGGAGGCGTCAGGTTTTGTGTGGCCCCCTAAAAACATTGTTCCTTTTGATCCCTTCCATCTACCTTATTTCAATACGCTTGTGCTCTTGTTATCAGGGACGACTGTGACTTGGGCACATCATGCTTTGTTAGAGAACAATCGAAAGGATCTTTTGACGGGCTTAGGGGTTACTATTGGCTTAGGCCTTCTATTCACCTCTGTTCAAGCCATAGAATACAGCCATGCCGCTTTTTCGTTTAAAGATGGCATTTACCCCTCGACTTTCTTTATGGCAACAGGCTTC
The Alphaproteobacteria bacterium DNA segment above includes these coding regions:
- a CDS encoding cytochrome c oxidase subunit 3, whose translation is MTGIDGPPHKRGKRGAGDVSVSENTTTFSAKHPYHMVDPSPWPFVGGLSSLVLAIGGVLAMHGLDKKVFSVGLVMLLLTVFGWWRDVVLEGNTPGLHTQAVQRGLRIGMLLFICSEVMFFVAFFWAYFNAALAPMEASGFVWPPKNIVPFDPFHLPYFNTLVLLLSGTTVTWAHHALLENNRKDLLTGLGVTIGLGLLFTSVQAIEYSHAAFSFKDGIYPSTFFMATGFHGFHVIVGTLFLMVCWFRAYRNEFTPDHHVGFEAAAWYWHFVDVVWLFLFVSIYWWGYVPVE